The Rhineura floridana isolate rRhiFlo1 chromosome 10, rRhiFlo1.hap2, whole genome shotgun sequence genome includes a region encoding these proteins:
- the LOC133364943 gene encoding lanosterol 14-alpha demethylase, whose translation MAVLSLLEMGCSWLEKVAADSPLSLLLAASAFVLSLGYLLQVGSRQLSSTGQNYPPYISSNIPFLGHAVAFGKNPIKFLENAYEKYGPVFSFTMVGKTFTYLVGSDTAALLFNSKNEDLNAEEVYSRLTTPVFGKGVAYDVPNPVFLEQKKMLKTGLNISQFKSHISIIEKETIEYFKTWGESGERNLFEALSELIILTASHCLHGKEIRSILDEKVAQLYADLDGGFTHAAWLLPGWLPLPSFRRRDRAHNKIKSIFYEVIQKRRKSMERNDDMLQTLLDVTYKDGRCLTDDEIAGMLIGLLLAGQHTSSTTSTWLGFFLARDKSIQERCYGEQKAVCGEDLPPLNYDQLKDMTLVDLCLKETLRLRPPIMTMMRMAKTPQTVAGYTIPPGHQVCVSPTVNQRLKECWTENLDFKPDRYLQDNPAAREKFAYVPFGAGRHRCIGENFAYVQIKTIWSTLLRLYEFDLVDGYFPTINYTTMIHTPNNPIIRYKRRSHSAT comes from the exons TGGCGGTGCTGAGTTTGCTGGAGATGGGCTGCTCTTGGCTGGAGAAGGTCGCTGCCGACAGCCCGCTCTCCCTGTTGCTGGCCGCCTCTGCTTTCGTTTTGAGCTTGGGCTACCTGCTGCAGGTCGGCTCCCGGCAGCTGTCCAGCACCGGCCAG AATTATCCACCTTACATTTCatcaaatatcccctttttggggcATGCAGTTGCATTTGGGAAAAATCCTATCAAATTTTTGGAAAATGCTTATGAAAAA TATGGGCCTGTATTTAGCTTCACTATGGTGGGGAAGACGTTTACATATCTTGTGGGTAGTGATACTGCTGCTCTTCTGTTCAATAGTAAAAATGAAGACTTGAATGCAGAAGAAGTATATTCACGGCTAACCACACCTGTCTTTGGCAAGGGAGTAGCTTATGATGTACCCAACCCA GTATTTTTAGAACAGAAGAAGATGCTTAAAACTGGgctgaatataagccaatttAAAAGCCATATATCAATAATTGAGAAAGAAACGATAGAATATTTTAAAACTTGGGGAGAGAGTGGAGAAAGAA ACTTATTTGAAGCACTTTCAGAACTAATCATTTTGACAGCGAGTCACTGTTTACATGGGAAGGAAATAAGAAGCATTCTTGATGAGAAGGTAGCGCAGCTCTATGCCGATTTGGATGGGGGATTTACTCATGCTGCTTGGCTTTTGCCAGGTTGGCTGCCTTTGCCCAGCTTCAG ACGCAGAGATAGAGCCCACAATAAGATAAAGTCCATTTTTTATGAAGTCATTCAGAAACGACGAAAGTCTATGGAGAGAAACGATGACATGCTGCAAACACTGTTGGATGTTACCTACAA AGATGGGCGTTGTCTAACAGATGATGAAATTGCTGGGATGCTTATTGGGCTGCTGTTGGCTGGTCAGCATACATCTTCAACCACTAGCACTTGGCTTGGCTTCTTTTTAGCTAGGGACAAATCAATTCAGGAAAGGTGTTACGGGGAACAAAAGGCAGTGTGTGGAGAAGACTTGCCTCCATTAAACTATGACCAG CTCAAAGATATGACCTTAGTGGACCTTTGCTTAAAAGAAACATTAAGACTTAGACCACCTATAATGACTATGATGAGGATGGCGAAAACTCCCCAG ACAGTTGCTGGGTATACAATTCCACCTGGTCATCAAGTTTGTGTATCTCCCACTGTCAATCAAAGACTTAAGGAATGTTGGACAGAAAACTTAGACTTCAAACCAGACCGTTATCTCCAAGATAACCCTGCAGCTAGAGAGAAGTTTGCATATGTGCCATTTGGTGCTG gTCGTCATCGTTGTATTGGAGAGAACTTTGCTTATGTACAAATTAAGACGATTTGGTCAACTCTTCTCCGTTTATATGAATTTGATTTGGTAGATGGATATTTTCCTACCATAAACTATACAACCATGATCCACACACCTAATAACCCTATAATTAGATATAAAAGAAGATCACACAGCGCAACGTAG